Proteins encoded in a region of the Burkholderia ubonensis subsp. mesacidophila genome:
- a CDS encoding CopD family protein codes for MSHAIAVALFLHLLAVAVWVGGMVFANFCLRPALSDLSPQLRLPLIEGVFGRFFNWVAGSVIVILLTGGFLLMQFGGAHATWALHAMAGLGVVMMLIFGHVRFALFPRIRRAVQAQNWPDGARAVNAVRLLVVVNIVLGVVTIGAAVLSRGF; via the coding sequence ATGTCCCACGCAATCGCCGTCGCGCTGTTTCTTCACCTGCTGGCCGTCGCCGTGTGGGTGGGCGGGATGGTGTTCGCCAACTTCTGCCTGCGGCCGGCGCTTTCCGACCTGTCGCCGCAGCTGCGGCTGCCGCTGATCGAGGGCGTGTTCGGCCGCTTCTTCAACTGGGTCGCGGGGTCGGTGATCGTGATCCTGCTCACCGGCGGCTTCCTGCTGATGCAGTTCGGCGGCGCGCACGCGACCTGGGCGCTGCACGCGATGGCGGGGCTCGGCGTCGTGATGATGCTGATCTTCGGCCACGTGCGGTTCGCGCTGTTTCCGCGCATCCGCCGAGCGGTGCAGGCGCAGAACTGGCCGGACGGCGCGCGTGCGGTGAACGCGGTGCGCCTGCTCGTCGTCGTCAATATCGTGCTCGGCGTCGTGACGATCGGCGCGGCCGTGCTGTCGCGCGGCTTCTGA
- the parC gene encoding DNA topoisomerase IV subunit A, translating to MDDNTPDLFTGSDAPSGDALTLGNYAEQAYLSYAVSVVKGRALPDVCDGQKPVQRRILFAMNEMGLGPDAKPVKSARVVGDVLGKYHPHGDQSAYDALVRLAQDFSLRYPLIDGQGNFGSRDGDGAAAMRYTEARLTPISKLLLDEIDQGTVDFMPNYDGSFEEPKLLPGRLPFVLLNGASGIAVGLATEIPSHNLREVAAAAVTLIRHPHLTHAELMGLIPGPDFPGGGQIISSDTEISTAYESGRGSLKVRARWKIEDLARGQWQLVVTELPPSTSCQKVLEEIEELTNPKLKLGKKTLTPEQLNTKKTMLDLLDAVRDESGKEAPVRLVFEPKSRTIDQTEFVNSLLAHTSLESNATLNLVMIGADGRPGQKGLLTILREWVTFRQLTMTRRCRHRLGKVDDRIHILEGRMIVFLNIDEVIRIIRESDEPKAALMSAFGLSERQAEDILEIRLRQLARLEKIKIEKELESLRDEKAKLEELLANESAMKRLMIKEIEADAKQYGDDRRTLIQQEKRATFEAKVVDEPVTVVVSQKGWVRALKGHGLDPAGFSFKAGDSLYAAFQCRTPDRLIAWGSRGRVYSVDVSVLPGGRGDGVPVTSLIELESGTHLMHYFAAPADQQLLLASSNGFGFLAKVGDMVSRVKAGKAFMTIDEGAAPLAPMPVLPNAKQVACLSSGGRLLVFGMDEMKTLSGGGRGVILMALDDKETLVQALAIDPAGVVLIGTGRGGKAMDETLSYAALAPHVGKRARKGRAPDTKLKVITEMRPLLG from the coding sequence ATGGACGACAACACTCCCGATCTCTTTACCGGGTCGGACGCGCCCTCGGGCGACGCGCTGACGCTCGGCAACTACGCGGAGCAGGCGTACCTCAGCTACGCGGTCAGCGTGGTGAAGGGCCGCGCGCTGCCGGACGTCTGCGACGGCCAGAAGCCGGTGCAGCGCCGCATCCTGTTTGCGATGAACGAAATGGGCCTCGGCCCCGACGCGAAGCCGGTGAAGTCGGCGCGCGTGGTGGGCGACGTGCTCGGTAAATACCATCCGCACGGCGACCAGTCCGCGTACGACGCGCTCGTGCGTCTCGCGCAGGACTTCTCGCTGCGCTACCCGCTGATCGACGGGCAGGGCAACTTCGGCTCGCGCGACGGCGACGGCGCGGCGGCGATGCGGTACACCGAAGCACGGCTCACGCCGATCTCGAAGCTGCTGCTCGACGAGATCGACCAGGGCACGGTCGACTTCATGCCGAACTACGACGGCTCGTTCGAGGAGCCGAAGCTGCTGCCGGGCCGCCTGCCGTTCGTGCTGCTGAACGGCGCGTCGGGCATCGCGGTCGGTCTCGCGACGGAAATCCCGTCGCACAACCTGCGCGAAGTCGCGGCGGCGGCGGTCACGCTGATCCGCCATCCGCACCTCACGCACGCAGAGCTGATGGGGCTGATTCCCGGGCCGGACTTCCCGGGCGGCGGCCAGATCATCTCGAGCGACACGGAAATCTCGACGGCCTACGAGAGCGGCCGCGGCAGCCTGAAGGTGCGCGCGCGCTGGAAGATCGAGGATCTCGCGCGCGGCCAGTGGCAGCTCGTCGTCACCGAGCTGCCGCCGAGCACGTCGTGCCAGAAGGTGCTCGAGGAAATCGAGGAGCTGACCAACCCGAAGCTGAAGCTCGGCAAGAAGACGCTGACGCCCGAGCAGCTCAACACGAAGAAGACGATGCTCGACCTGCTCGACGCGGTGCGCGACGAGTCGGGCAAGGAGGCGCCGGTGCGGCTCGTGTTCGAGCCGAAGTCGCGCACGATCGACCAGACCGAGTTTGTGAATTCGCTGCTCGCGCACACGAGCCTCGAGTCGAACGCGACGCTGAACCTCGTGATGATCGGCGCCGACGGCCGGCCGGGCCAGAAGGGGCTGCTGACGATCCTCCGCGAGTGGGTGACGTTCCGCCAGCTGACGATGACGCGCCGCTGCCGCCACCGTCTCGGCAAGGTCGACGACCGGATCCACATCCTCGAAGGGCGGATGATCGTCTTCCTCAACATCGACGAGGTGATCCGCATCATCCGCGAGTCGGACGAGCCGAAGGCCGCGCTGATGAGCGCGTTCGGCCTCTCCGAGCGCCAGGCCGAAGACATCCTCGAAATCCGCCTGCGTCAGCTTGCGCGGCTCGAGAAGATCAAGATCGAGAAGGAGCTCGAGTCGCTGCGCGACGAGAAGGCGAAGCTCGAGGAGCTGCTCGCGAACGAAAGCGCGATGAAGCGGCTGATGATCAAGGAGATCGAGGCCGATGCGAAGCAGTACGGCGACGATCGCCGCACGCTGATCCAGCAGGAAAAGCGCGCGACGTTCGAGGCGAAGGTCGTCGACGAGCCGGTGACGGTCGTCGTGTCGCAGAAGGGCTGGGTGCGTGCGCTGAAGGGCCACGGGCTCGATCCGGCCGGCTTCTCGTTCAAGGCCGGCGACAGCCTGTACGCGGCGTTCCAGTGCCGCACGCCGGACCGCCTGATCGCGTGGGGCAGCCGCGGCCGCGTGTATTCGGTCGACGTGTCGGTGCTGCCGGGCGGGCGGGGTGACGGCGTTCCCGTCACGTCGCTGATCGAGCTCGAATCCGGCACCCACCTGATGCATTACTTCGCCGCGCCGGCCGATCAGCAACTGCTGCTCGCGTCGAGCAACGGCTTCGGCTTCCTCGCGAAGGTCGGCGACATGGTGAGCCGCGTGAAGGCCGGCAAGGCGTTCATGACCATCGACGAAGGCGCGGCGCCGCTCGCGCCGATGCCGGTGCTGCCGAACGCGAAGCAGGTCGCGTGCCTGTCGAGCGGCGGCCGGCTGCTGGTGTTCGGCATGGACGAGATGAAGACGCTGTCGGGCGGCGGCCGCGGCGTGATCCTGATGGCGCTCGACGACAAGGAAACGCTCGTGCAGGCGCTCGCGATCGATCCGGCCGGCGTCGTGCTGATCGGCACCGGCCGCGGCGGCAAGGCGATGGACGAGACGCTGTCGTACGCGGCGCTCGCGCCGCACGTCGGCAAGCGCGCGCGCAAGGGCCGCGCGCCGGACACGAAGCTCAAGGTCATCACCGAGATGCGTCCGCTGCTCGGCTGA
- a CDS encoding DNA topoisomerase IV subunit B — MSTKKPSAAYSEASIKVLKGLEPVKQRPGMYTRTENPLHIIQEVIDNASDEALGGYGKQITVTLHADHSVSVEDDGRGIPFGLHPEEGVPVVEIVFTRLHAGGKFDKAAGGAYTFSGGLHGVGVSVTNALATRLDVTVWRDGKIAGLGFAEGDVVKPLSTQAAGRGEKKSGTRVQVWPNPKYFDSPNLPLGELQRLLRSKAVLLPGVEVVLVNEKSGERQTWKYEDGLRGYLLDEMNGSELLIPLFEGERFADSRSGDDTFAEGEGASWVVAWSEEGSLVRESYVNLIPTPAGGTHESGLRDGLYQAVKSFVELHNLQPKGVKLLAEDVFARVSFVLSAKVLDPQFQGQIKERLNSRDAVKLVSSFSRPALELWLNQHVEHGKKLAELVIKQAQARTRAGQKVEKRKSSGVAVLPGKLTDCETEDITRNELFLVEGDSAGGSAKMGRDKEYQAILPLRGKVLNTWETERDRLFANNEVHDISVAIGVDPHSPDESVDLSNLRYGKICILSDADVDGSHIQVLLLTLFFKHFPQLIERGHVCVARPPLFRVDAPARGKKAAQKLYALDEGELEAILDKLRKDGVRETQWSISRFKGLGEMSAEQLWDTTMNPDTRRLMPVKLGELDYESTVARMTMLMGKGEAAARRGWLEEKGNEVEADI; from the coding sequence ATGTCAACGAAGAAGCCCAGCGCGGCCTATAGCGAAGCATCGATCAAGGTGCTCAAGGGCCTCGAGCCGGTCAAGCAGCGGCCCGGCATGTACACCCGTACCGAGAATCCGCTGCACATCATCCAGGAAGTCATCGACAACGCATCGGACGAGGCGCTCGGCGGCTACGGCAAGCAGATCACGGTGACGCTGCATGCCGACCATTCGGTGTCCGTCGAGGACGACGGCCGCGGCATTCCGTTCGGCCTGCACCCGGAAGAAGGCGTGCCGGTCGTCGAGATCGTGTTCACGCGCCTGCACGCGGGCGGCAAGTTCGACAAGGCCGCGGGCGGCGCGTATACGTTCTCGGGCGGCCTGCACGGCGTCGGCGTGTCGGTGACGAACGCGCTCGCGACGCGCCTCGACGTGACCGTCTGGCGCGACGGCAAGATCGCCGGGCTCGGCTTTGCGGAAGGCGACGTCGTGAAGCCGCTGTCCACGCAGGCCGCGGGCCGCGGCGAGAAGAAGTCCGGCACGCGCGTGCAGGTCTGGCCGAATCCGAAATACTTCGATTCGCCGAACCTGCCGCTCGGCGAGCTGCAGCGCCTGCTGCGCTCGAAGGCCGTGCTGCTGCCGGGCGTCGAGGTCGTGCTCGTCAACGAGAAGTCGGGCGAACGGCAGACCTGGAAGTACGAGGACGGCCTGCGCGGCTACCTGCTCGACGAGATGAACGGCAGCGAGCTGCTGATCCCGCTGTTCGAGGGCGAGCGCTTCGCCGATTCGCGTTCGGGCGACGACACGTTCGCCGAAGGCGAGGGCGCGTCGTGGGTCGTCGCGTGGAGCGAGGAAGGCTCGCTCGTGCGCGAGTCGTACGTGAACCTGATCCCGACGCCGGCCGGCGGCACGCACGAATCCGGCCTGCGCGACGGCCTCTACCAGGCGGTGAAGAGCTTCGTCGAGCTGCACAACCTGCAGCCGAAGGGCGTGAAGCTGCTCGCGGAAGACGTGTTCGCGCGCGTGTCGTTCGTGCTGTCCGCGAAGGTGCTCGATCCGCAGTTCCAAGGCCAGATCAAGGAGCGCCTGAACAGCCGCGACGCGGTGAAGCTCGTGTCGTCGTTCTCGCGCCCCGCGCTCGAGCTGTGGCTGAACCAGCACGTCGAGCACGGCAAGAAGCTCGCCGAGCTGGTGATCAAGCAGGCGCAGGCGCGCACCCGCGCGGGCCAGAAGGTCGAGAAGCGCAAGAGCTCGGGTGTCGCGGTGCTGCCCGGCAAGCTGACCGACTGCGAGACCGAGGACATCACGCGCAACGAGCTGTTCCTCGTCGAGGGCGACTCGGCGGGCGGCTCCGCGAAGATGGGCCGCGACAAGGAATACCAGGCGATCCTGCCGCTGCGCGGCAAGGTGCTGAACACCTGGGAAACCGAGCGCGACCGCCTGTTCGCGAACAACGAGGTGCACGACATCTCGGTCGCGATCGGCGTCGATCCGCACAGCCCGGACGAAAGCGTCGACCTGTCGAACCTGCGCTACGGCAAGATCTGCATCCTGTCGGACGCGGACGTCGACGGCTCGCACATCCAGGTGCTGCTGCTCACGCTGTTCTTCAAGCACTTCCCGCAGCTGATCGAGCGCGGCCACGTGTGCGTCGCGCGTCCGCCGTTGTTCCGCGTCGACGCGCCGGCGCGCGGCAAGAAGGCCGCGCAGAAGCTGTACGCGCTCGACGAAGGCGAGCTCGAAGCGATCCTCGACAAGCTGCGCAAGGACGGCGTGCGCGAGACCCAGTGGAGCATCAGCCGCTTCAAGGGTCTCGGCGAAATGAGCGCCGAGCAGCTGTGGGACACGACGATGAACCCCGACACCCGCCGCCTGATGCCGGTGAAGCTCGGCGAGCTCGACTACGAGTCGACCGTCGCGCGGATGACGATGCTGATGGGCAAGGGCGAGGCGGCCGCACGGCGCGGCTGGCTCGAGGAAAAGGGCAACGAGGTCGAAGCGGATATTTGA